One window from the genome of Nocardioides panaciterrulae encodes:
- a CDS encoding ferredoxin reductase → MSTEVTPRVSGATSGTTPPDAAAQPRGLRAGLRRFVEAAVTPLEIDDVLDVFHPLRAGATLRGRVVAVRRETADAATLLIRPGRDWAGHVPGQYLRVGVDVDGVRLWRTYSLTHGPLSDRCLSITVKAIPGGVVSQHLVHRVRPGQMVHLGQAEGDFVLPSPLPRKLLMVTAGSGITPVIGMLRNLFSRAEPLPVAEGVDIVLLHSALSRSEVIFGEELRRYAALGWLRLVELHTDTRGRLDVADLDEIVPDLDERTTYACGPVGLLDALEEHHAGRGLPLHLERFKAVTLAADPDGAGGGSLTFARSGTVVQADGATPILDAAESAGVLMPSGCRMGICFGCVLPLREGAVRDLRNGEITTAAPGDGVAIQTCISAAAGDCHLDH, encoded by the coding sequence ATGAGCACCGAAGTCACCCCCCGTGTCTCCGGAGCGACGTCCGGCACCACCCCGCCCGACGCCGCTGCGCAGCCGCGCGGCCTGAGGGCCGGCCTGCGCCGGTTCGTCGAGGCGGCCGTGACCCCGCTCGAGATCGACGACGTGCTCGACGTCTTCCACCCGCTGCGTGCGGGCGCCACGCTGCGCGGCCGCGTCGTCGCGGTCCGCCGCGAGACCGCCGACGCGGCGACGCTGCTGATCCGGCCGGGCCGGGACTGGGCCGGCCACGTGCCCGGCCAGTACCTCCGCGTCGGCGTCGACGTCGACGGCGTGCGGCTGTGGCGCACCTACTCGCTGACCCACGGGCCGCTCTCCGATCGCTGCCTGAGCATCACCGTCAAGGCGATCCCCGGCGGCGTCGTCTCCCAGCACCTGGTGCACCGGGTGCGCCCGGGACAGATGGTCCACCTCGGCCAGGCCGAGGGCGACTTCGTGCTGCCGAGCCCGCTGCCGCGCAAGCTGCTGATGGTGACCGCCGGCTCCGGGATCACGCCGGTGATCGGGATGCTGCGCAACCTGTTCTCCCGGGCCGAGCCGCTCCCCGTCGCCGAGGGCGTCGACATCGTGCTGCTGCACTCGGCGCTGTCGCGCTCGGAGGTGATCTTCGGCGAGGAGCTGCGCCGGTACGCCGCGCTCGGCTGGCTGCGCCTGGTCGAGCTGCACACCGACACCCGGGGACGGCTGGACGTCGCCGACCTCGACGAGATCGTGCCCGACCTCGACGAGCGCACGACGTACGCCTGCGGGCCCGTGGGCCTGCTCGACGCGCTCGAGGAGCACCACGCTGGCCGCGGGCTGCCGCTGCACCTCGAGCGGTTCAAGGCGGTCACGCTGGCCGCCGACCCGGACGGCGCGGGCGGCGGCTCGCTCACCTTCGCGAGGTCCGGGACGGTGGTGCAGGCCGACGGCGCCACCCCGATCCTCGACGCCGCGGAGTCCGCGGGGGTGCTGATGCCGAGCGGGTGCCGGATGGGCATCTGCTTCGGCTGCGTGCTGCCCCTGCGCGAGGGCGCCGTGCGCGACCTGCGCAACGGCGAGATCACCACCGCCGCCCCGGGCGACGGCGTCGCCATCCAGACCTGCATCAGCGCCGCCGCCGGCGACTGCCACCTCGACCACTGA
- a CDS encoding oxidoreductase, with amino-acid sequence MTVTTSAADTFTMAEDLTVTRMGYGAMQLAGPHVFGPPRDRDAALAVLREAVDLGITHIDTSDFYGPHVVNQLIREALHPYPGGLHLVTKVGAARDAAGGWPAALGADQLRRAVEENLENLGLDVLDLVNLRLGADGAPADLQVAEPFETLAQLQQEGLVRHLGLSNVSAAQVTQAQAVAPVVCVQNHYNVAHRHDDALVDSLAEQDIAYVPFFPLGGFTPLQARELDTVAADLGATPMAVALAWLLQRSPNILLIPGTSSVAHLRENVAAAALTLPAEALATLDAIG; translated from the coding sequence ATGACTGTGACGACGAGTGCCGCCGACACCTTCACGATGGCCGAGGACCTGACGGTGACCCGCATGGGGTACGGCGCGATGCAGCTGGCCGGCCCCCACGTCTTCGGGCCGCCCCGCGACCGCGACGCCGCGCTCGCCGTGCTGCGCGAGGCCGTGGACCTCGGCATCACCCACATCGACACCAGCGACTTCTACGGACCGCACGTCGTCAACCAGCTGATCCGCGAGGCGCTGCACCCCTACCCGGGCGGGCTGCACCTCGTCACCAAGGTCGGCGCCGCCAGGGACGCCGCCGGTGGCTGGCCGGCCGCCCTGGGGGCCGACCAGCTGCGCCGAGCCGTGGAGGAGAACCTGGAGAACCTCGGCCTCGACGTGCTCGACCTGGTCAACCTCCGACTCGGGGCCGACGGTGCTCCGGCCGACCTGCAGGTGGCCGAGCCGTTCGAGACGTTGGCGCAGCTGCAGCAGGAGGGGCTGGTCCGGCACCTCGGGCTGAGCAACGTCTCGGCCGCCCAGGTGACGCAGGCGCAGGCGGTCGCGCCGGTCGTCTGCGTGCAGAACCACTACAACGTGGCGCACCGCCACGACGACGCACTGGTCGACTCGCTGGCGGAGCAGGACATCGCCTACGTGCCGTTCTTCCCCCTCGGCGGCTTCACCCCGCTGCAGGCCCGGGAGCTCGACACCGTGGCGGCGGACCTCGGCGCGACGCCGATGGCCGTGGCGCTGGCCTGGCTGCTGCAGCGCTCGCCCAACATCCTGCTGATCCCCGGCACCTCGTCGGTCGCGCACCTGCGCGAGAACGTCGCGGCCGCGGCGCTCACGCTGCCCGCCGAGGCGCTCGCCACGCTCGACGCCATCGGCTGA
- a CDS encoding helix-turn-helix domain-containing protein produces the protein MSEDNLLGDYLRARRELVSPESVGLPAGGLRRVPGLRREEVAMLAGISADYYLRLEQGRDRRPSTQVLDALARVLQLEPAATDYLLKLGTPRPRARRPRPRPEVVPPDIARLVAGLGLPAFVEGRYLDVLAVNPLAAALSPTLRAGENRLRSLFLDPAERALHPDWERTLPRLVAGFRRRVGGDVDDPRVVQLVGELSLASEEFRRVWARHDVKAIGSKSTRMAHPQLGDLTLDLAKLGVEGAEDQVMVVYHAEPGSESAEKLALLGSLAVAAPPAPRTRSGEELTTSTPSTPPSTPSTAPPRSSAARSG, from the coding sequence GTGAGCGAGGACAACCTGCTGGGCGACTACCTGCGGGCCAGGCGGGAGCTGGTGTCGCCGGAGAGCGTGGGGCTGCCGGCCGGCGGCCTACGACGGGTCCCGGGGCTGCGGCGCGAGGAGGTGGCGATGCTCGCCGGCATCAGCGCGGACTACTACCTGCGCCTCGAGCAGGGCCGCGACCGACGGCCGTCCACGCAGGTGCTGGACGCGCTGGCCCGGGTGCTCCAGCTCGAGCCCGCCGCCACCGACTACCTGCTCAAGCTGGGCACTCCCCGGCCCCGGGCTCGACGGCCCCGCCCGCGCCCGGAGGTGGTGCCGCCCGACATCGCGCGCCTCGTGGCGGGGTTGGGCCTGCCCGCGTTCGTCGAGGGCCGCTACCTCGACGTGCTCGCGGTGAACCCGCTCGCCGCGGCGCTCTCGCCCACGCTCCGTGCGGGCGAGAACCGGCTCCGCTCACTCTTCCTCGACCCCGCCGAGCGGGCGCTCCACCCCGACTGGGAGCGGACGCTGCCCCGCCTGGTGGCCGGTTTCCGCCGGCGCGTGGGCGGCGACGTCGACGACCCACGGGTCGTGCAGCTGGTCGGTGAGCTCTCGCTCGCCAGCGAGGAGTTCCGGCGGGTGTGGGCGCGGCACGACGTGAAGGCCATCGGCAGCAAGTCGACGCGGATGGCCCACCCGCAGCTCGGCGACCTCACGCTCGACCTGGCCAAGCTGGGCGTCGAGGGCGCCGAGGACCAGGTGATGGTCGTCTACCACGCCGAGCCCGGGTCGGAGAGCGCGGAGAAGCTGGCACTGCTGGGGTCGCTGGCCGTCGCGGCGCCGCCGGCCCCGCGCACCCGATCGGGCGAGGAGCTCACGACGAGCACTCCCTCGACGCCGCCATCGACGCCCTCGACAGCACCGCCGAGGAGCTCGGCAGCGAGGAGCGGGTGA
- a CDS encoding fatty acid desaturase family protein — protein sequence MTVISKKPVSPIAHLTPEDIEQIGVELDAIRQDILDARGESDAAYIRRVIAVQRRLELGSRAVLLGSALPPLWILGTVGLSVAKILDNMEIGHNILHGQWDWMRDPKIHSTTWDWDMASPAEQWQHSHNQLHHTYTNVIGKDNDLGYGIMRVDEDQPWVPMYLLQPVWNFINACFFEYGIAAYDLELGAAMKKKQTKDPDFQRRLKQVLAKVRKQATKDYVVHPLLSLPTGSFLSTLAANFTANVVRNLWSHSIIMCGHFPEGVETFEKRSIEGETRGEWYVRQMLGSANISGSKAMHLMSGNLSHQIEHHLFPDLPSNRYGEIAPKVQALFEKYDLNYHAAPLPKQVASAWHKVVRLSLPNGWLATTNAKNLPSQLKLLYGMATKGPKVRRAAQARLTQQARKAQQAEAPRAA from the coding sequence ATGACCGTCATCTCGAAGAAGCCCGTCAGCCCCATCGCCCACCTGACCCCCGAGGACATCGAGCAGATCGGCGTCGAGCTCGACGCGATCCGCCAGGACATCCTCGACGCGCGCGGCGAGAGTGACGCGGCGTACATCCGCCGGGTGATCGCCGTCCAGCGCCGGCTCGAGCTCGGCAGCCGCGCGGTGCTGCTCGGCAGCGCCCTGCCGCCGCTGTGGATCCTCGGGACGGTCGGCCTGAGCGTGGCCAAGATCCTCGACAACATGGAGATCGGCCACAACATCCTGCACGGCCAGTGGGACTGGATGCGCGACCCCAAGATCCACTCCACGACCTGGGACTGGGACATGGCGAGCCCGGCCGAGCAGTGGCAGCACTCGCACAACCAGCTGCACCACACGTACACCAACGTGATCGGCAAGGACAACGACCTCGGCTACGGCATCATGCGCGTCGACGAGGACCAGCCGTGGGTGCCGATGTACCTGCTCCAGCCGGTGTGGAACTTCATCAACGCCTGCTTCTTCGAGTACGGCATCGCCGCCTACGACCTCGAGCTCGGGGCCGCGATGAAGAAGAAGCAGACCAAGGACCCCGACTTCCAGCGCCGGCTCAAGCAGGTCCTCGCCAAGGTCCGCAAGCAGGCCACCAAGGACTACGTCGTCCACCCGCTGCTCTCGCTGCCCACCGGGTCGTTCCTGTCCACGCTGGCCGCGAACTTCACCGCCAACGTGGTCCGCAACCTGTGGAGCCACTCGATCATCATGTGCGGCCACTTCCCCGAGGGGGTCGAGACCTTCGAGAAGCGCTCGATCGAGGGCGAGACCCGCGGGGAGTGGTACGTCCGGCAGATGCTCGGCTCCGCGAACATCTCCGGGTCCAAGGCGATGCACCTGATGAGCGGCAACCTCTCGCACCAGATCGAGCACCACCTCTTCCCGGACCTGCCGAGCAACCGGTACGGCGAGATCGCGCCGAAGGTCCAGGCGCTCTTCGAGAAGTACGACCTGAACTACCACGCCGCGCCGCTGCCCAAGCAGGTGGCGAGCGCGTGGCACAAGGTGGTCCGGCTCTCGCTGCCCAACGGCTGGCTGGCGACCACGAACGCCAAGAACCTGCCCTCGCAGCTCAAGCTGCTCTACGGCATGGCCACCAAGGGGCCCAAGGTCCGCCGCGCCGCCCAGGCCCGGCTGACCCAGCAGGCCCGCAAGGCGCAGCAGGCCGAGGCGCCCCGCGCCGCCTGA
- a CDS encoding helix-turn-helix domain-containing protein, translating into MTHPTSPAGTRRTAGHRLQLPAAAVAEMRARLPVVADATVAAILEEVPGYEGALTGSMGENIRNAVQLALGGFLSLASGRRGADPRTPAAPAVEGAYQLGRGEARSGRTTEALLAAYRVGARVSWRQMSTTAVEVGVPAQTLADFAELVFAYIDELSAASVAGHADELATTGRVRQRLLDRVTRQLLQGAPAETVRGSAERAGWEPPTTLTAVLVPEAQLRPVLAGLSTRTLVARDLTELEDHAVLLVPDAHERRRPALLRTLLGRGAVAGPARPWLEVHGSFERVLRARALDILDDTETHLAELVLRADPEALADLRAQALAPLATLRPAAAEKLTDTLRSWLLHHGRREDVAAELFVHPQTVRYRMGQLRELYGDRLDDPAQVLALTIALGADRA; encoded by the coding sequence GTGACGCACCCCACCTCCCCCGCGGGAACTCGGCGCACCGCCGGCCACCGGCTGCAGCTCCCGGCCGCCGCGGTGGCGGAGATGCGCGCCCGGCTCCCGGTCGTCGCGGACGCCACCGTCGCCGCGATCCTCGAGGAGGTCCCCGGCTACGAGGGCGCGCTGACCGGGTCCATGGGCGAGAACATCCGCAACGCGGTGCAGCTCGCGCTGGGCGGCTTCTTGTCGCTGGCCAGCGGCCGCCGCGGCGCGGACCCGCGGACGCCGGCCGCCCCGGCCGTGGAGGGGGCCTACCAGCTCGGCCGCGGCGAGGCCCGCAGCGGCCGCACCACCGAGGCGCTGCTGGCGGCGTACCGGGTGGGCGCCCGGGTGTCCTGGCGGCAGATGTCCACCACGGCGGTGGAGGTCGGCGTGCCGGCCCAGACGCTCGCCGACTTCGCCGAGCTGGTCTTCGCCTACATCGACGAGCTCTCCGCGGCCAGCGTCGCCGGGCACGCCGACGAGCTCGCCACCACCGGGCGGGTCCGCCAGCGGCTGCTCGACCGGGTGACCCGCCAGCTGCTGCAGGGCGCCCCGGCCGAGACCGTCCGGGGCTCCGCGGAGCGGGCGGGCTGGGAGCCACCCACCACGCTCACCGCAGTGCTCGTGCCCGAGGCGCAGCTGCGCCCGGTGCTGGCCGGGCTGTCCACCCGGACCCTCGTCGCCCGCGACCTCACCGAGCTCGAGGACCACGCCGTGCTGCTGGTCCCGGACGCCCACGAGCGTCGCCGGCCGGCGCTGCTGCGCACCCTGCTCGGCCGGGGTGCGGTCGCCGGGCCGGCCCGGCCCTGGCTGGAGGTGCACGGCTCCTTCGAGCGGGTGCTGCGGGCCCGGGCGCTCGACATCCTCGACGACACCGAGACCCACCTCGCCGAGCTGGTGCTCCGCGCGGACCCCGAGGCGCTCGCCGACCTGCGCGCGCAGGCGCTCGCCCCGTTGGCGACGCTGCGGCCGGCGGCGGCCGAGAAGCTCACCGACACGCTGCGCTCTTGGCTGCTCCACCACGGCCGGCGCGAGGACGTCGCGGCCGAGCTGTTCGTCCACCCGCAGACAGTGCGCTACCGGATGGGGCAGCTGCGCGAGCTCTACGGCGACCGGCTCGACGACCCCGCCCAGGTGCTGGCGCTGACGATCGCGCTGGGCGCCGACCGCGCCTGA